Proteins encoded in a region of the Diabrotica undecimpunctata isolate CICGRU chromosome 10, icDiaUnde3, whole genome shotgun sequence genome:
- the LOC140451780 gene encoding uncharacterized protein, with the protein MNITETSTVEKVYINVVVSVKKAAEEALGSNTQRQSEKLWWNKEIKALVEEKKQAYIRWLSSKQQKDRDEYLELKRITRRTTVKAKREMWDKKCQEINTYLGGRKCTETWKFLSKIITNERKSTNIQLISTQKWEKYYGELLTENRDEYLTQSPTEVNIEGENITIQVTEIRKAIKELKNGRSPGPGDIPAELIKCGSQKLFETVTWCINQFINGSSVPDEWKMAYISSIHKKGDKLKCEHYRGISVTSTFSHLYGRIIRDRIEKEYKD; encoded by the coding sequence ATGAATATAACTGAAACATCAACAGTAGAGAAGGTATATATAAACGTAGTCGTTAGCGTTAAAAAAGCTGCAGAAGAAGCACTCGGCTCTAACACTCAAAGACAAAGTGAAAAACTATGGTGGAACAAAGAAATAAAAGCACTCGTAGAAGAGAAAAAGCAAGCGTATATCAGATGGCTGAGCAGTAAACAACAAAAAGATAGAGATGAATACCTGGAACTCAAAAGAATAACAAGAAGAACAACAGTAAAAGcaaaaagagaaatgtgggatAAGAAGTGTCAGGAAATTAATACCTATCTGGGAGGCAGAAAATGTACAGAAACATGGAAGTTCCTCAGTAAAATAATAACTAACGAAAGGAAGAGCACAAACATTCAATTAATATCCACACAAAAATGGGAAAAGTACTATGGGGAACTACTGACAGAAAATAGGGACGAATACTTAACTCAATCACCAACAGAGGTTAATATTGAAGGagaaaatataacaatacaagtGACAGAAATTAGAAAAGCTATAAAAGAACTGAAAAACGGTAGGTCTCCAGGACCAGGGGATATCCCAGCCGAACTAATAAAATGTGGATCACAAAAATTGTTTGAAACCGTCACTTGGTGCATAAATCAATTTATAAATGGTTCTTCCGTACCCGACGAGTGGAAAATGGCTTATATTTCGTCGATCCATAAGAAAGGAGATAAGCTTAAATGTGAACACTATAGAGGGATATCAGTCACTAGTACATTCAGCCATTTGTATGGACGAATAATTAGAGACCGCATTGAGAAGGAATACAAAGACTAA